A segment of the Excalfactoria chinensis isolate bCotChi1 chromosome Z, bCotChi1.hap2, whole genome shotgun sequence genome:
tgaaatgctgcttgGAAATCAGCGAGTAATAAATGAATAACTATACAGTTGGAGGCTAAAAGCATCAACTCATTATCTTGTGAAATTTTCTGTCTTGTCAGAAGTACTGGAATTCATGGCATGTTTGTACTCAAATGATCTTTGTATCTCCATTAAGCCTTGGCTTTAATTCaagattattttaaactttttcGCACTAGTCTTTTGTGTGATTAAACTGTACTCCacgtattttgttttgttcaatgTCTGTCTATTAGAATGAAGCTGAATATTTGGCAACAGTCTTATGGACTTGCTGTTAATCTATAGGTGTAATGCGTgtcttaaagaaataaaatggataGGAGTCTGCTTGTTACTCATGAGCTTTTAAGAAACTAGATTCCCTCAGTGACCGAAGTTCCATTTGTTAGAATTCAAACAAGGCTTAAAGTACACTGAAATGCTTAAAGAAACTTAATGGactctttctctgttttaagtCCAGGTTGACATTAAGTGTTGCAAAATCCTCATTTTAGTGCTTCTTTGTAGTAATTTTTTTGGAGCAGAATGTAGCTAAAGTAAATCTTCTCTGGTAAATGAGAGATTCTCTGGTTTGTTTCCTGTCTTCTTTGCAGGTGTAATCCTAAATCCCAAAGTGTTTAGCTTTTGCCTTTAGTTTGACTATTGTTAATTGGCATCTCAGATTGTGGTTAGACCTCTTAGCAGAGTGCCCCAGTAGCTGGCTCTTGAACCTGATGCCTCCAGCAGTCCATGTCTCTTTTGGAGACATACTTTTTATTGTGTGGTGTTGCAAATAAGATGGATACACCACTTTGGGGAGAGGCTATGCTAGATTTATTTCATACAACAAAGTTAAGATTTTTACAAAACCCTTTGTTATGCCTTTGCTATTAATACCAGGCTAGAAATATTAGCATAAACAAGCTTCATAGGCTGTTgaataatctgttttttttgtgtttttttttttgttttgtttttttatgttggGTCATTTAAATTTAGTTTCAGTGAATTTTTGAATAGTCGCAAAAAGGTTCTCCTTGGCCAGTGGTCGCTGTTCAAGTTGCAGTATAATGATCTCTATAAGCATTTATCATACAATAAGGTTATTTTGCTTAGGCACAGTAGCTAATGCTTTGGCCACCTTTTTGCCTCTGACTGGTCCTGATGCAACAGTTCATTCACTGCGTATTGCTCTTAATCTCTTCATACAGTGGCAGCACAGGCCATTCTGACTGAATTGGTTTGGGAAATACATTTGTCTATAATTGTTCAAGTTTATTCTGGTGATCTGTGGCATGGAAATGGCCACCTCTTGAATTAGCTGTATTGCATTCAGGAGGTACTATGTGATTGCAGTCTGATAGGGGCAGTTTTCTGTTGTAATGATTGCTGTATTATATGCAATAGTAATATTAGCTTGGAGGAACTGTGAGCCTGCCAACAAGACTTCATTAATTACTATAAATTAggttgctatttattttctgctgaagtAATTACGTTCCCTAGTCATTGACCAGGAACTTTACTCATTTACTTGTGGTCTAATCACAAGCAGATCTAAATTACCATTGTGTAAGAGTATGAGAGAACCACattacttaaatatttttctaatctTTCAAAGTTTCAGTTTAATACTGGTTTACTTCTCAGTTTAAGTAAGGCTTTATTAATTGCAGCTAggtttggtgggtttttttgagAAGTTACTTTTTGTAAAACTTTTCCTACAAATGAGCAGTAATTTTGTTTAATTCAATTAGATCATTGCTAAAAGCAGGGAGTAAATCTTTCTGATATGAAAATAGCTAAACTGCCTGAGgtcttcctatttttttcactCTAATAGATGTGCACTTAGAATTAGAAGACCGGCTAGCAAAATTCATGCGGACAGAAGAAGCTATTATATACTCGTATGGATTTGCAACAATTGCCAGTGCAATTCCTGCATATTCAAAAAGAGGGGACATCGTGTTTGTGTAAGTATTGCTTTCTTTATGGAAAATTACAAATTCAGGAGTTTTCCTTCTGGCATCTTCCTTTTGTTATTATAAATCAGATTAAATCATCCGTCTAGAAAATAATGCTGGTCTGGATCAAGTATTTTGTTGTACAAAGTTTAAATACTCCTTTGCCAAATATTCCAAATCAAATCAGTCACTGCTTCTTTCAAGGGAACACAAGCTTGAGCACTCTGCTTAACAACAACAATGCAtccaaacaaactgaaaaagccACAGACTTGTATGTGCAAGGACTAAGTCTGATATCTagattttttcctaagaaaattGATGGTTGTAATTGTTTTTATCCTTCTTCCTGCAGACAGGTTCCCTTCCCAGTTGTTCCTATCATACATATCTGCAAGGAATTGCTTGGGTAAAATCCCTGTTTATAGAATATCTATAAAAAATCGAACCAAAGATTCAGCTAGCTCAGTGTATGGCCTCTAGGAGTAGCTAGATATCATTCATGTGGGgacaaataaagaaagaatagcAATACTCAAAACTTCCTGAGCCAGAAAGAAGGGTTTGGATTCAGTAGAAGTTGATGAATTTTCTTTATCTTATAATTCTTCTTGTACCTGTCTAATAGTCAAAATACTCATATAACATGTAATTTCACAGTTTAATGTGAACtttttatgaataaatattttttaagtgtaGCACTTACTGGGTTAAGTTGATGCATTTGCTTTTTAGAGAATGAACTGACACTGTTTCTTACTTAGTTGtgcttttttgtcttctgaatcagttgtttgtttgttttttgaagcaAATGACCAGCACTGGATACAATACTCAAGGTGTACTTTATCCAGGAGTTAGGTTTCAAcagtttcagtttctttgtggCAAAAGATCTTCTCACTTTGCTTTAAAGTAACTTGACTGAAATTACTGCAGTTAGCATATGCAAAAGGTTTGACGTAGTTGCCACCTTCAAAAGGTTGCTGGACTTGCTTACCTAGCTATGAAAGTGCCTACCATATTGTACCCAGAAGTTTACTTTTCCAGGATTTAGAAATGGTgggtaattttttttaacaccaAGGCAGTGATAACTAAGGGATATTAAAAAAGGTTTGAGATAATCAGAGTACCACTGCAGTTTTTACAGAGACATCTTTGTAACAAAGCAAATAGAGTGAAAGCTTCTGGGATGGCTACTAGGGTATTATACTTGATCCATGGAATACAGGACTCCTATGAACTGCTGTCACAAAAAGACCAGTGTACACTTAAAGAGAAGGTGCTTGTAGTATACAGGGAAGTTAAGAATCTTTggaagggtttttgtttttttttttcagagtgtAAGTGAAATCTATGATGCTTAGATAACTCTGGTTTTAACTACCTCTAAGTACATGTATCTGCTCAAAAGTAGTGCAGTCCTAATAATTGCTTTTCTAATTTGAATTGACATTAAGCTAAACATTAGAAGGGCTTCTTGTATTTGCAGAGATGAAGCTGCCTGCTTTGCTATTCAGAAGGGATTACAAGCATCTCGTAGTAACATCAAATTATTTAAGCATAATGATATGGCAGACCTTGAACGACTGTTGAAGGAGCAAGAGACTGAAGATCAAAAGGTACATTCCTTACAAAAATATCTTAGTTTTTATGTCCCTCCTATCTCAGTGTTTTTAAACTGGATTCTGCAATCCAGTGGGCACAGTACTTATAgacatatatttgttttttgtaaatCTGTATTGAGCAATTAATGTTGCTTGTTTAATTAAGATTGACTTTACTTATTGCATTAATCGCCGTAGTGCCTGGCAGTGAATTCACAGGCCTTGGTGGTGGGAGAATATCTCTATGGGTTGATGACTGATGCATGTTGGTGTTTTTTGCAGAGCTTGCATTTTGTCATCTAAAAATTTGTGTTACTGTCTTCACTTTATAAATTGTGCCATTTAATTCACAATTTGAATGCCACACCACAGAATCAACTCACAAGTGGCTAGTCCTAACCCTCAAATTTACAtcagctatatatatataaatatatatatatacatttaacCTTTCTTAGACACCTCTCTTGTCTTGCACTCAATTCTTAAGATATTCTGTCTTCAAAAATAAGGGTCAGTTTGATGGCTTACTCCTCATTCTCACAGTAATACAAAAGTAAGTCCAAAAGCAGCTGCTAAAACCAGGGTCAGCAAGCACAAATACTCTGCTCATACAAGTTGTAAAATGCTCAGGTGAAGAGGTGACTTGAAAAGGCAACATTGTCTTTCTTACCAAGATTTTCAGAGCTTCACTTGTTACTAATTGTTGAAAttaactgaaaacatttatttctgaagaatcCTCGCAAAGCCCGTGTAACTCGAAGGTTCATTGTGGTGGAAGGATTATATATGAATACAGGAGACATTTGCCCTCTTCCAGAATTGGTAAGGGGTTTTGAATTGCCTTTTAAATTCTAGATATGAATGCATGTGactaatgaaatattaatacTGTATTGTTAAGCCAACACTGAGAAGACCTGAAACATCTGGTTGGGATTAGGATCTGAAGCTATATGTAATGAGACACACTAATTAATACCTACTTAAGTGCTTAGTTTTTAACCCGTAAAGTATATCATATTTGCAGCTAGTCTGTACTGAATCATTAAGCAAAAGttgttgcttaaaaaaaataaagtgaactGACAAAGAAATCCTCATGCAACTATCAAACAGTGGCctccaaagaaaatgtttgcaatTTAGCATAAACTGAATTTTGTTCAGACTATATTCTGGCAGGTAGTGGAAGAAATACCATGAGAGTGTGTGGAATTAAATGTACTGGACAACCTATTAAATAATAACTACAAAATTAGAAATTTTTATATGCAGCCTTTGGTATTTATGAGAATTAATGTTAAAACAATCTAGAAggctttttaaatgcttttaataaCTGAATGTTACTCTAGAAttgacatttctgaaatattcaaGATGTTGTACTTGTCTGTCTTTACCTTGTCACCCCCCACCACTTTATGACCAAATTCTAATGGTTGTGACTTCTATTTTATACAATTTGTACTGTTTTAGATAAAATTGAAGTATAAATACAAAGTTAGAATATTTTTGGAAGAGAGCCTTTCTTTTGGAGTCCTTGGAGAACATGGAAGAGGAATCACTGAACACTTCGGAATAAATGTAAGTGCcatattttttgccttttttttttcttgtgagcAAGACATTTGTGCAGAAGCAATTTGCAGAACTAGTTTCTTATGCCTGTGGTATCTGAAATACTTACCAGTGGATGACAGAATCTTAAACatacttttttgttctttccagtTAAGCTTAAACTGTTCAGATCTCTGcagttttatttcacttgtttactgcaaatctttttttccctaaatctTGTATTCGTGAGAAGTATTGTAGAAACTTCCATAGTTTCacagttttcttctcattttgaATACTCAGTGAGATAATGATTTCAGTTTTTTCCTGCCCCATACACTTCAAAATATCATGCTTACACAGAAATATGTGAATCTTAGGGTTAAGTCAGAAAATTCTCTCTCTGTACAGCAAGCCCATATTGTTctattgctgttttttcctgtggGGAAAAAGTGGGATAAAACTTTTCTTGATTCTCTTACTACTTGCATCTTCATGCTAATATGTGTTAACATGATGGATCTTCTCTAATATTCatgaaaatatgaagaagaTGAATATTTACCTTGTGTATTGCTTTGATGTAATTAACAGCATCTCATAATAACTTGTTAATTTAACTTGCAGATTGATGATATAGATCTCATTAGTGCAAACATGGAAAATTCACTGGCTTCTATTGGAGGGTTTTGCTGTGGAAGATCTTTTATAATTGACCATCAAgtaagttgatttttttttatttttttttttttgacatgaTGTGGCAAGGTTAGTTACATAAAGGTTAGTAACTGGTATGAATTTTAAGGAGTAATGTGATATGCAACATTTGATTCTGTTTAGAAACCTACTAGTTTTGAGAAACGTTGTATATGAattgaaaatctgtttttcaatACTTCATTAGCTTAGCAATGTGGAGAACAGGTTTAAATATgtgcaaataaaaatactgtaattgcTGCTATGAATaggaagatatattttttttctctccatagCGATTGTCTGGTCAAGGCTATTGCTTTTCTGCATCCCTGCCGCCTTTGttagctgctgctgctattGAGGCTCTGAACATTATGGAAGATAATCCAGGTACTTAATTCAGAAAAGTCTTattcttcagtcatttttcaGGCAAAACTCACAGCTACTACTTCTCAGTTTAATTCCTCACCCATTTACTCTTTTACATCTTCTCTTCTTTACAGCTATTTAATTTTACATGCataagtttttcactcagaggatggtgaagcactggaacaggttgcccatcCCTGGatacattcaaggccaggctgtgtgtggctctgggcagcccagtctagtggttggtggccctgcccaTGTTTAAAACTgtatgatctttaaaggtccttttcaacccaggccattctatgattctgtgaagttttaGTTTATATAATCTcacattctgttttttcttctaacatctttaatatttcctttccatgtCAAATGTATTTAGAAGGGAAAGAGGTGGTAGTCATTAATCACCAAATAAGTAATTATTCTACTTTGTAGACTTGTAATAGATTTCTTCCTTGAAGATAAATACTGTTAAGGCAAGCAGAGGAAGATGAATAAAGGTACAGACATAGAAATGGGAGTGTATTTGCTTCATTCTGGACAATCCATTCCTTTCCTCTTGGCagttcttttctcctctcagtGAGCATCCAAACAGGTGTATTCTGTGGTCCTGCTGGAGATATATCTGTGGTTCTGGAAGCACTTGAGTACAGGACACTTAAATAAGGCTGTCAGGGAAGAGTTTCTGCTCTGAGAGTCAGAATTGCTCTTGTTCCTAGAGTTTAAGAATGATTTTTTGGGGAATGAGAGACATGTATAATAAGGACAAAATTGGCCAGGtcttgttgtgtttgttttaatatttattacCGTAaacaggttggaagagacctgcAGACAGACATACTATTTAGTTTGTCTCAAATAAAAAGCACAGGGTCTGTTTAGCCCATACCTGGTcttcagaaattaaatgaaaataagagaaaataaagaactaTAGATCCATCAGTCAAAATTTTCTGTTTAAGAATCTGCAGTGTGTAGGTGAGAGGATCAAGGAGCAGAGCCTTCATAACTGTAGACATTATAGATAAATTTGTAAATAAGTTGAATCTGCAAATTCAACCTTGTTTCTCAAGGGTTTGTAACATCGTTTTACTATAATCATGAACCACTTCACCCAGAGTTTGTCAGCTCTGTAATTTCCTTGCAGAAATGGGAATCAAGAGCATTTTCAAAAGGAGTAAAGGGAGTTACAAATTCTATTTACATACATGAGAAAAATTTTTAAAATCTCTAAAATATCTCTTTTTAATTATAGACTTACAGAACTTTAAAGTAGAAACAGGAGatctaagctttttttttcttttttgtctagACATTTTTCAGACTCTTCGGACTAAATGTGAGCGAATTCACAGAGCTTTACAGGGGTAAGTGATACCAAGTTTTTAAAACCTGTTTATAGGTGTTAAAATAACATGATTCCTTATTTCTAGTAGAGAGCATTTAGTCTCTAGAAGAGTGTTATAGCTCTCAGTAGTACAAAGCATATTGAAAAAACTGCCTAAGTAGAATAATTGTGTGCTTGTAGTTTGGGTTGTAGCTTAGCAGATAAGCTTACAGATGCCTCAAAGCATCCTGTAATCAACTAATACTGTGTTGTTCTTCTATATGAGACTTGAATCTTAAACAGTAGTAAAATACTGATTATTCTGGAGTCATACAGCAAACTGCTAGAATTTACTGAAAAATAGTTTCTGTTTTAAGTTCTGTAACTGCCTTAGGAAGTGACTattttagttgctttttttgATTCATTTTATTAGTAATAATATATAAACTGAATTTCTACAAGAATTCTCACCTGtaaattgtatttattattttagaattaattttcttctgcagttttccattgtgcattacagaaatgaagaaaattttaCATGCAGAGAATCTGTGGTGTGTTACTAATTATACTGCctggttttaattatttatttttaatgttggccatttttttttctgtatgaactacttgttattttaaataagcatCCGTATTCTGGTAACAGTGTCCTTCTTCACCCCTTGTTTTATGCTAGAGCTTTAGTTGTGCTCAACTTCTTTGGAGTAGTCTTGGTCTTCTTCCACTgtgatttatttcagatttgtttGGAATACTTTGgctttcagattaaaaatacCCACATGCTGTTATGCTTGAATTATTTTGCGGTCACTTGAGAACTATTTAGTGTCCCCTTCTTACTAGTAGAATGTTGTGACtgagctaaaagaaaaataactgtaatATTTCCTCTACCTGTCATTTCAAAGCAACAATTATAAATATGTTTAAGTACAGGAAGAGTATATGCACATGGAGAATTTATCAGCCTTTTACTCATCAATATCTACTGCAAAACAACAGCCTTGATGGTATggctgattttttaaaattctgtgttTGATTCTACCTTACTTAATCACTTAAATTCTTTACATAcgaaaaagacaaaaacaaacaaaaacaaacaaacaaaaaacagcaagggAAGTTACTTCTTGGTCATTCTGAGAAAGAACTTGCAGGACTTAACAGTACATGGCAATTGGGCAAGTCTTTAGCTGATTATAAGTTCATTAAACAATCAATGCTGAAGGGAAGACTTGAGCTAATATCTGCAGGatcatgtgtttgtttttttaatcagtaaACATGCTAGAAGAAGTCTGTAATGGTTCAGATGGGTGCCAAGGTTTTGAGAAAGATTTGTTGTGTGTTTATTGTAATACTGTTTCATTAAATACTTTCATCTTCTTTGCCTGACCATGGGTCCTGCTCAACTCTAGCTCTTCATTGTGTTCTTATGACAGAGATGAACTACTGGTTTAAGAGAGAGTATAGAGGAAAAATAGAGCTGTACACAGATAATTTGAGGAGGAACACACaactcttctcctttcctcatgTAGAGCAAACACAATAACATATTAAAGAACCAATTTGTGGTTAATGGTCTAAAAAAGTGTTTGTATATGGTCAGTGGGAGGAAGAAATTCATTAGTGTCATAAGTTAAGAGAATGACTTGTTTTGCTTCCTTCAAGTAGCAACTAAGTGCCTatctgtggaagaaatggaagaattcTTCTGAAACCCTTATAGAATTAATTTCTTATTATCTGTGGTGGTTTATATACCATGAAAGAACAGTAACAGATGGAATACCTTTCACAAAAAATCCTAACTTCATAAATAATCTTAGATAATGTGGATTTCtgtcttgtattttaaaatgtctagTATCTTAgtgtatatatattcatatatatattatatatatagtatattcatatatatatatgaagaagCTCTCTTGCAGGAAGTCAGGACGGAATGGGGATAGAAGTTCTTTGTCTGTTCTGGATGCTTAACAGTATTAGATAGTATCCTTTAAGTAGTTCACTACTTATGACTTATCctgctgaggttttttttttcaataaagtTGTCATTGGTGTAAAGCAGATTTATTTCTAAAGATTTCCCCTCCTGCTGAAGCTCAGTGGTTTCTCAGTGAGACTTCATTCTAAGTTTCTGTTCACAACACTGACTGCGATTGTTAACTTCCTTTCCTATGGATGTCCTTCCATGCAGAATTCCCTACAACTGAGAGCTCAGTCTCACCATTCAGTTCTCCATTTTAGGCTGGtaactgaggcacagagagcCTGGGTATGCCTTTTGGGAGAGCTTGCTGACCTTACATGTGCATTAGCACATCAGTGTCAGGAGACATCTCTGGTCACTGGATCATACTTGTCTTCTCTGTTCTATTGTTAGAATGGTCTGTGGCATGGATCCTGTAGTGCTGCATGGgattgttgtggccaaagtgcagggcCTGGCATGTGGTCTTGCTAAACTTCATCCCAGTGgtctcagcccagtgatccaggCTGTTCAGATCTCTCAGTGCACAGTCTTGCTATTCCTAGGCGGAGCTGTGCTTCCTTCCAACTTGGTGTCTTctgtaaacttactgagggtacactcagttccctcatccaggatatcagtaaagatattaaacagaacAGGTCCCAATGTTGGCTCCTGGAGAATAACTCTTGTGACCAGGGTTATATACATGTCAGGTCTGTAGCAACCAGTTCTAAGGTGCTGATAAACAGTTATCTCCAGGTGCAGACATGAGAGCAATTCTGTTAGAATTACTAGTGTTTAGTCCTTCTAATTAAGCAGCAGAAGGTGCTCTGAAAATTTTCCGTAGGAAAAAATTTAGAATTTTGCCAAAAATAAACCTTCTTTCATATCATCATGTAGGTAGGTAGAAGGTTTTAccattatttgttttccaaacttAGACCCCAAAGCCTCAAGTTTGCTAGTTGTGGTTTTATTAGTAAAATAGTAACATGCTCCTGACATTCTTCTTATATCTTTGGAAGGATCCTGCTAAAGTTTTTTAGTCTTCAGCAGAAGGAGGAACTAGTTATTTTTTCACAAACTtgctaaaaatacatttagatAACTCTTCAAGAAAGGTgctcttttgttatttttgcctGTTGTAAACTGAAATGTACATGTTTTGCCTGCAGTAGTGTGATGAATAGTATAGATATAGATTTAATGGTTACAGAGGAAAGAGGAAGTCCTCTAAAATAGCTAGGGGAAAGTAATAGAACgcatcagaaaaaaagtgcTTCCGTACTGTAATTTGAATAGATATACTTGGACTTTTGTgagtattttcagtattttcgTAGCTTCTGTGAAGATTATTAAGACAAAGTATGTCCCTGTACATGTTGATTTTTATGCTGTGAATGCTAGCATGGAAAACTGTTAGTGAACAGCTATTcctaatgtaaaaaaaaataagaataaaaaattaataatgtcTTCTATGAAATATCCTTCTCTTCTAGAACTTTGACACTTATCTATttgtaaagtgttttttttgtttgtttgtttgttttttaggatTCCTGGCTTAAGAGTAGTGGGAGaatcattttctccagcattgCACTTAAGGTTGGAAGATAGTTATGGATCTAGAGAAAATGATGTAAAGTTGCTCAAGAGAATTGTGGATTATGTAAGTGTCCGTCTAACAGCTAAAATATATCATTGCCTTTCAATGTGAACAGTGAATGAAATGCAAACATGTAGAGTGACTTGTGGGTAACTTGTTTAGTATACTTGTTGCAGGAATGCTGCAAGAAATCTGCTTATTCATTGAGTCTAGGGCTACTAAAAACATATCTTCACATTCACTTACTTTCTCTAGTGTAAAATAGATGGAAAGTAATTTTAGATTTCATGGGGCAGATATACAAGACTACACCACAGACAGAAGTTTGATTATCCTTGAAAATACACTTAACTTTATTTGAATGGCCTAATGAACATAGCATTTTTGTCTAATTATTTGGAGAGGGAAGTTGAAGAAGCTACATCTAACTTCCTTAATTTTACATGGCTaccttttattaaaattaaatatgctTTTTGCACAGCTCTTTCCATTTAGGGAAGAGTTATCCTGACACAGAAGTAGTGAAAATAGTTATATGCATTCGATGATCTAAATGATATACCTTTAGAAATTCCCAAACTGTATTTTCATCTATACACTcaaccttttgttttgttctctttggcTTCTGTCTGTACTTTCATCCGTAGTGCATAAATAGTGGTATTGCATTAACTCAGGCCCGCTatctggagaaagaagaaaagtgtcTTCCTTCACCCAGGTAAGCAGAAAATCaatatattatttcattttatgggATATGACTCTGTGTTTTCATGCAGCAGAATTTTGAGAAAGGATGCTGATGCCCTGAAATAACGACTGTATCTAAACTACCTGAATCCTAGCAATCAGCATGGCACTGTCTTCACTTGTTTTCCATGAGCTGTGCATGTGCAGACAACAGTAAAATTTATCTCCAGCTTGTGTATGTGGGGAACAGGGTGAGAATATTCTGACCATTTCCATTTTAGTCATCTGTCTTGTGTCTGGTTTAATTTGAATTACTACCTAGAGGTAGAAGTTATAATGTGTTAGCTAGGTACAGGAAAAGCCTAAAACTGAAGACAAGGATTATATGTACTTAcgttgtggttttctttttctagtatTCGAGTAGTGGTAACAGTGgaacaaacagaacaagaacTGGACAAAGCTGCATCACTTATTAAGGAAGCTGCAGCATCTGTACTGAATTAACCACAGTTTTGGATTCCTTTTTCCTCaaactatgaaaataaatgtttaatgttGTGTAGTGAATTCCACTTCAGATATTAAAGCTTATCCACCATAGACATTAAAACCTAACTAATGAGGTTGTTTCAGGATTGTGAAAATACAGTGATGCTTAGAATGCTGAATTTTGGAAATGGTGAATGACACAATGTACTTAAAATTCAAAATCTACACTTTAGTAACATTCCTAAAAATGGGGTATCACTGTTGCTTGCAGTTTTTTACAGGTTTCATCTTAAAAAGccttgaatttatttctttagccCCCTAAATGTTACCACATatatggagagagagagagagagagatgagatACGAATAGATATGaatataattcatttttttcctcaaaacatCTAAAATGTACATCTCAGTATGTAGGAAGTTCACTTGCTTTCGGAATGAAGATAGGCTGTTCCTAATATTACCATAAGAGAGAAGTAACACATTAAGAAATAGTTTTGTGCTGTATTGAGTCATTCCTAGGGGGAACTTCAGTTCTTACTTTGTTTATATCTGTTTAACCATTTCTGAATGCAGTTTCTCAGAATGCCTTGTCAGATAATTGCTATTAAAATGATAAATTTATATTTCACACTGTTTGCATACTGCAATTTCATATGTAAATACGCATATTTGATTTTATGGGTGAGATTTTTCTTATCAACTGAAACACTTAAACTGAAAACTCTGAATTGTGAGGGTGTTGCAGTATCGTTATAGTATGTTTAGTCAGGGGTTTTCTGCACTTGTTTTGAAGAGGGGGCATAAATGACATGAAGAAGAACCAAAGTTCTGAAATGGCAACTGAATACTAGCTTATTCAAACAGCTGTGAAGCACTAAAAGGTGTGTATTAAGTTGTAGCTCTAAACAGCTGCTGTGCATTAGAGATGAACACTCACAGTGTTTAGATGGTACACCTGCTACTGAAATGCAACTCAATATGTGCACATAAAACCCCAACATAATTAGTAATATTTGGAGTTCTGTGCTCTTGTAATTTTCAGTAGTCAGAGATAGATAGAAGCATAACACCAATCTGAGGAAACCAGTAAGGATGGATGACAGTAAGCCATGGCTTTTAATCAAATAAAATcgtatttcagtgtatttttaacaGTACTATTTC
Coding sequences within it:
- the SPTLC1 gene encoding serine palmitoyltransferase 1 yields the protein MAAAAVGMGQQWVLVEMVQAFYEAPAYHLILEGILILWIIRLIFSKTYKLQERSDLTLKEKEELIEEWQPEPLVPPVSKDHPALNYNVVSGPPTHKIIVNGKECINFASFNFLGLLDNEKVKSAAQASLKKYGVGTCGPRGFYGTFDVHLELEDRLAKFMRTEEAIIYSYGFATIASAIPAYSKRGDIVFVDEAACFAIQKGLQASRSNIKLFKHNDMADLERLLKEQETEDQKNPRKARVTRRFIVVEGLYMNTGDICPLPELIKLKYKYKVRIFLEESLSFGVLGEHGRGITEHFGINIDDIDLISANMENSLASIGGFCCGRSFIIDHQRLSGQGYCFSASLPPLLAAAAIEALNIMEDNPDIFQTLRTKCERIHRALQGIPGLRVVGESFSPALHLRLEDSYGSRENDVKLLKRIVDYCINSGIALTQARYLEKEEKCLPSPSIRVVVTVEQTEQELDKAASLIKEAAASVLN